In a single window of the Mauremys reevesii isolate NIE-2019 linkage group 3, ASM1616193v1, whole genome shotgun sequence genome:
- the SEC23B gene encoding protein transport protein Sec23B has translation MATYLEFIQQNEERDGVRFSWNVWPSSRLEATRMVVPLACLLTPLKERLDLPPVQYEPVLCSRQTCKAVLSPLCQVDYRAKLWACNFCFQRNQFPPAYAGISEINQPAELMPQFSTIEYIVQRGSPTPLIFLYVVDTCLEEEDLQALKESLQMSLSLLPPEALVGLITFGRMVQVHELSCEGISKSYVFRGTKDLTAKQIQDMLGLTRPVVPVQQGRPLQPQEQPPISSRFLQPVHKIDMNLTDLLGELQRDPWPVTQGKRPLRSTGVALSIAVGLLEGTFPNTGARIMLFTGGPPTQGPGMVVGDELKTPIRSWHDIEKDNARFMKKATKHYETLANRTAANGHCIDIYACALDQTGLLEMKCCANLTGGHMMMGDSFNTSLFKQTFQRVFSKDFNGEFRMAFGATLEVKTSRELKISGAIGPCVSLNAKGPCVSENELGIGGTCQWKICSLDPSSTLAMYFEVVNQHNAPIPQGGRGAVQFVTQYQHSNTQRRIRVTTIARNWADAQSQLQHIEAAFDQEAAAVLMARLGVYRAESEEGPDVLRWLDRQLIRLCQKFGQYNKDDPNSFRLSDSFSLYPQFMFHLRRSPFLQVFNNSPDESSYYRHHFARQDLTQSLIMIQPILYSYSFSGPPEPVLLDSSSILADRILLMDTFFQIVIYHGETIAQWQKAGYQDMPEYENFKHLLQAPLDDAQEILQTRFPMPRYVNTEHGSSQARFLLSKVNPSQTHNNLYAWGQESGSPILTDDVSLQVFMDHLKKLAVSSAS, from the exons ATGGCGACGTATCTGGAGTTCATTCAGCAAAATGAAGAACGAGACGGGGTGCGTTTCAGCTGGAATGTGTGGCCTTCCAGCAGGTTGGAGGCTACAAGAATGGTCGTACCCTTGGCCTGTCTATTGACTCCCCTGAAAGAACGTCTAGACCTGCCGCCTGTACAATATGAACCAGTGCTTTGTAGCAGGCAGACTTGCAAAGCAGTGCTCAGCCCGCTTTG TCAAGTTGATTATCGTGCCAAGCTCTGGGCCTGTAACTTCTGTTTTCAGAGAAACCAG TTCCCTCCAGCATATGCAGGCATATCCGAAATAAATCAACCAGCAGAACTTATGCCTCAGTTTTCTACAATCGAATACATAGTGCAG AGAGGTTCTCCGACTCCACTGATCTTCCTTTATGTTGTTGACACATGTCTGGAAGAGGAAGACTTGCAAGCATTGAAGGAATCCCTGCAGATGTCCTTGAGTCTGCTGCCTCCAGAGGCACTGGTGGGGCTGATCACATTTGGTAGAATGGTCCAGGTTCATGAACTGAGCTGCGAAGGAATCTCCAAGAGCTATGTTTTCAGAGGGACCAAGGACCTGACAGCTAAGCAAATACAG GATATGCTGGGTCTTACAAGGCCTGTGGTACCCGTTCAGCAGGGAAGACCTCTTCAGCCTCAGGAACAGCCACCTATTTCAAGCAG GTTCCTGCAGCCTGTACACAAGATTGACATGAACCTGACAGATCTTCTTGGGGAACTACAGAGGGACCCTTGGCCAGTGACTCAGGGAAAGCGACCCTTGCGATCAACTGGAGTAGCTTTGTCAATTGCTGTTGGTTTATTGGAG ggCACGTTTCCAAACACAGGGGCCAGAATAATGTTGTTTACAGGTGGGCCACCCACACAAGGGCCAGGCATGGTGGTAGGAGATGAACTGAAAACACCCATTCGTTCCTGGCATGACATAGAGAAGGACAATGCACGGTTCATGAAAAAGGCTACAAAG CACTACGAGACTCTAGCTAATCGCACGGCAGCCAACGGCCACTGCATAGATATCTATGCCTGCGCTCTCGATCAGACTGGCCTTCTGGAGATGAAGTGTTGTGCAAACCTCACTGG GGGTCACATGATGATGGGGGACTCTTTCAACACTTCTCTCTTCAAGCAGACCTTCCAGCGGGTGTTTAGCAAAGACTTCAATGGAGAATTCCGAATGGCGTTTGGTGCTACGTTAGAAGTGAAG ACTTCTAGGGAGCTGAAAATCTCGGGGGCTATTGGACCGTGCGTATCCCTAAACGCTAAAGGACCATGCGTCTCTGAAAAC GAACTTGGTATTGGAGGTACATGTCAGTGGAAAATCTGTAGCCTTGATCCCAGTTCAACTCTTGCCATGTATTTTGAAGTGGTGAATCAG CACAATGCACCGATACCTCAGGGCGGCAGAGGCGCCGTGCAGTTTGTCACTCAGTATCAGCACTCCAATACACAGAGACGCATTCGAGTAACCACTATTGCAAGAAA TTGGGCAGATGCACAGAGTCAGCTCCAACATATTGAAGCAGCGTTTGACCAGGAAGCAGCTGCAGTGCTAATGGCTCGTCTGGGAGTCTACAGAGCTGAGTCGGAGGAGGGACCTGATGTGCTGCGATGGCTAGACAGGCAGCTAATCAGATTG TGTCAGAAGTTTGGACAATATAACAAGGATGATCCAAATTCCTTCAGACTGTCAGATTCATTTTCTCTGTATCCCCAG TTTATGTTCCACTTGCGACGATCTCCATTTCTTCAAGTGTTTAATAACAGCCCGGATGAATCTTCCTATTACCGTCATCACTTTGCCAGACAAGATCTTACCCAGTCCCTCATCATGATCCAGCCCATCCTTTATTCCTATTCTTTCTCTGGACCACCCGAG CCTGTGCTTTTGGACAGCAGCAGCATTCTTGCTGACAGAATTCTGCTGATGGATACTTTCTTCCAGATTGTAATCTACCATGGCGAG ACGATTGCACAGTGGCAGAAAGCTGGCTACCAAGACATGCCTGAATATGAAAACTTCAAGCATTTACTGCAAGCCCCATTGGATGATGCCCAGGAAATATTGCAGACTAGATTCCCAATGCCGCGTTATGTTAACACTGAACATGGAAGCAGTCAG gCCCGCTTCCTCTTGTCTAAAGTGAACCCCTCTCAGACTCACAATAACCTCTATGCGTGGGGACAG GAATCGGGATCTCCCATCCTAACAGATGATGTTAGTCTCCAGGTGTTCATGGATCATCTGAAAAAGTTGGCAGTGTCAAGTGCATCATAA